Proteins from one uncultured Anaeromusa sp. genomic window:
- the nadD gene encoding nicotinate-nucleotide adenylyltransferase: MTTKVRKFGVMGGTFDPIHIGHLVIAEAVRTEFGLEKVLFVPANHPPHKQAQNVTSALHRYVMTVLATASNPFFFVSPIEIHRPGPSYTVDTLRQLRKEIGEPVELYFITGADTIRELPTWERIEELFELCHFVGASRPGCEDAMEATQRYFGSVGQGRIHRLTTPELAISSTDIRLRVQQGRSIQYIVPEMVEQYILKEGLYLGLADEETGSNGC; this comes from the coding sequence ATGACAACAAAAGTACGGAAATTTGGCGTTATGGGCGGGACTTTTGATCCGATTCATATTGGCCATTTAGTCATTGCGGAAGCGGTACGGACGGAGTTTGGCCTGGAAAAAGTATTGTTTGTTCCGGCTAATCACCCGCCGCATAAACAAGCGCAGAACGTTACTTCGGCGTTGCATCGGTACGTGATGACGGTGCTGGCGACGGCATCTAACCCTTTCTTTTTTGTATCTCCTATTGAAATTCATCGCCCAGGACCTTCCTATACGGTCGATACCTTGCGGCAGTTGAGAAAAGAAATTGGCGAGCCGGTGGAATTGTATTTTATTACCGGCGCTGATACGATTCGGGAATTACCGACATGGGAACGAATTGAAGAGCTTTTTGAGTTATGCCATTTTGTGGGCGCCAGTCGGCCGGGTTGTGAAGATGCAATGGAGGCTACGCAACGGTATTTTGGCAGTGTGGGACAAGGTCGCATTCATCGGCTGACAACGCCGGAACTAGCGATTTCTTCGACTGATATTCGTTTGCGGGTGCAGCAAGGGCGATCCATTCAGTATATTGTTCCGGAAATGGTAGAGCAGTATATTCTTAAAGAAGGTTTGTATCTGGGCCTGGCGGATGAGGAGACAGGATCGAATGGATGTTGA
- a CDS encoding glutamate-5-semialdehyde dehydrogenase gives MDFKLELEKQGRLGKQAARRLAVMASGEKNAALLAMADALQAKQMVILQANAEDVARAEQRGISAALLDRLRLNASRIADMAEGLRQVASLPDPIGEVLGMWRRPNGLEIGKVRVPLGVIGMIYEARPNVTVDAAGLCLKSGNAVLLRGGSEAISSNLAMLRVLVESGEAAGLPAGAIQMVTTTDREAVQAMLRLNRYLDVIIPRGGAGLIRTVVENSTVPVIETGTGVCHTYVDDGADLAMAEEIAFNAKVSRPSVCNAMETLLVHRCVAKAFLPKMMERYHAAGVELRGCPETQKYHQAVLPVTEADWATEYHDLILSIRVVEDLDTALEHIARYSTKHSEAIVTRSYERARRFQREVDAAAVYVNASTRFSDGFEFGFGAEIGISTQKLHARGPMGLAELTSTKYIVSGDGQIR, from the coding sequence ATGGATTTCAAATTGGAACTGGAAAAGCAAGGTAGACTAGGGAAACAAGCGGCGCGCCGGTTGGCGGTGATGGCAAGCGGCGAGAAAAATGCGGCGCTTTTGGCGATGGCGGATGCGCTGCAGGCGAAGCAGATGGTAATTCTGCAAGCTAATGCAGAAGATGTAGCTCGGGCGGAACAGCGCGGTATCAGCGCGGCCTTATTAGACCGGCTGCGCCTCAATGCCTCACGGATAGCCGATATGGCGGAGGGGTTGCGCCAAGTGGCTTCTTTGCCGGATCCTATTGGCGAGGTCTTGGGCATGTGGCGTCGCCCGAATGGCTTAGAAATTGGTAAAGTGCGCGTGCCTCTAGGGGTTATCGGCATGATTTATGAAGCGCGTCCGAATGTGACCGTGGATGCGGCGGGGCTGTGCTTGAAATCGGGCAATGCCGTTTTGCTGCGTGGAGGATCAGAGGCAATTTCCTCTAATTTGGCGATGCTCCGGGTATTGGTAGAATCTGGCGAGGCGGCTGGGCTGCCTGCTGGCGCCATTCAAATGGTAACAACCACAGACCGGGAAGCGGTGCAGGCCATGCTGCGTCTTAATCGGTATCTGGACGTCATTATTCCGCGCGGCGGGGCTGGCTTGATCCGCACCGTCGTTGAGAACAGTACAGTGCCGGTCATTGAAACCGGTACCGGCGTATGCCATACCTATGTGGACGACGGCGCTGACTTAGCCATGGCGGAAGAAATTGCTTTTAATGCCAAGGTTTCCCGGCCTTCGGTTTGCAACGCCATGGAGACTTTGTTGGTGCACCGCTGTGTGGCTAAAGCGTTTCTGCCTAAGATGATGGAACGGTATCATGCTGCCGGAGTGGAGCTGAGAGGCTGCCCGGAAACTCAAAAATATCACCAGGCGGTTTTGCCGGTGACCGAAGCGGATTGGGCGACGGAATACCATGACTTGATTTTGTCGATACGTGTGGTTGAAGATTTGGATACGGCGCTGGAGCACATTGCTCGGTACAGCACGAAACACTCCGAAGCTATTGTGACGCGCAGCTATGAGCGAGCGCGCCGCTTTCAGCGCGAGGTGGATGCGGCGGCTGTTTATGTCAATGCATCCACTCGTTTTAGTGATGGCTTTGAATTTGGCTTTGGCGCTGAAATCGGTATTAGCACACAGAAGCTGCACGCTCGGGGACCGATGGGCTTGGCGGAGCTGACGAGCACCAAGTATATTGTCTCTGGAGACGGACAGATCCGGTAA
- the proB gene encoding glutamate 5-kinase yields MLNRENIGEAQRIVVKVGTSTLTHETGKLNFFRIERLVRELSDLVNQGKEIVLVSSGAVGAGMERLGLTEKPKTIPEKQAAAAVGQGVLLHVYEKIFAEYGQTVGQVLLTREDSVKRSRYVNSRNTLLQLLAMGVIPIINENDAVAVDELKIGDNDTLSAMVGTIVDADLIIILSDVDGVYTANPQTNPEAKLLSEIAEITPEIDELAGGPGTMRGTGGMYTKIQAAKIAVNAGIALVIASGTQDGVVREILTGQAVGTLFPSKHNRLQVRKSWLAFGARIAGDVQVDSGCAKAIAKTGSSLLAAGIVKVQGEFEQGKTIRILDPNGRELARGLSNYSSVEIERIRGKHTDEISSVLGYKTTDEVVHRDHLVLMV; encoded by the coding sequence ATGTTGAATCGAGAGAACATCGGAGAGGCGCAGCGGATTGTAGTTAAGGTTGGGACAAGCACCTTAACGCACGAAACTGGAAAATTGAATTTTTTTCGCATCGAACGGTTGGTCCGCGAACTGTCCGACCTGGTGAATCAAGGCAAGGAAATCGTCTTGGTCAGCTCCGGCGCGGTCGGTGCAGGCATGGAGCGCTTGGGCTTGACGGAAAAACCGAAGACCATTCCGGAAAAGCAAGCGGCAGCTGCTGTAGGGCAAGGCGTTTTACTGCATGTGTACGAAAAAATATTTGCAGAGTACGGACAGACTGTCGGTCAGGTGCTTTTGACCAGGGAAGATTCTGTAAAACGCAGCCGCTATGTAAATTCTCGCAACACTTTATTGCAGCTCTTGGCTATGGGAGTCATTCCCATTATCAACGAAAATGACGCGGTAGCGGTAGATGAACTGAAAATAGGCGATAACGACACCCTGTCGGCGATGGTGGGAACCATTGTTGATGCGGATTTGATTATTATCTTATCGGATGTAGACGGCGTATATACCGCTAATCCGCAAACAAACCCGGAAGCGAAACTGCTTTCTGAAATTGCTGAGATTACTCCCGAGATTGACGAACTTGCCGGCGGCCCGGGGACGATGCGCGGTACTGGCGGCATGTATACAAAGATTCAAGCCGCAAAGATTGCGGTCAATGCCGGTATTGCCCTGGTGATTGCCTCCGGGACGCAAGATGGTGTTGTGAGGGAGATTTTAACCGGCCAGGCAGTAGGGACGTTGTTTCCTTCTAAACATAATCGTTTGCAGGTTCGCAAATCCTGGCTGGCTTTTGGAGCCCGCATCGCCGGGGATGTCCAGGTTGACAGCGGCTGTGCAAAGGCCATTGCCAAGACGGGGTCCAGCTTGCTGGCGGCAGGAATTGTCAAGGTTCAGGGGGAATTTGAACAAGGTAAAACCATTCGAATTTTAGATCCTAACGGCAGGGAGCTGGCGCGGGGACTGAGCAATTACAGCTCTGTTGAAATTGAACGCATTCGCGGCAAGCATACGGATGAAATTTCTTCGGTGTTGGGATATAAAACAACGGACGAAGTGGTTCATCGGGACCATTTGGTTCTCATGGTGTGA
- the yhbY gene encoding ribosome assembly RNA-binding protein YhbY → MELNGKQKRHLRALGSALDPVVQVGKGGIVETVVITAKEAISKRELIKVRVLKNSPVEPKEALEELARLSGADLVQVIGRNGLLYAPNPEKPKIELP, encoded by the coding sequence ATGGAGCTAAATGGCAAGCAAAAACGTCATTTGCGTGCGTTAGGAAGCGCCTTGGATCCGGTGGTGCAGGTCGGCAAAGGCGGTATTGTGGAGACCGTGGTTATCACTGCGAAGGAAGCCATTTCGAAACGGGAACTAATTAAGGTTCGAGTATTGAAAAATAGCCCGGTGGAACCCAAAGAGGCTCTGGAAGAACTGGCGCGCCTCAGTGGAGCTGACTTGGTGCAAGTTATCGGCCGCAATGGCCTTTTGTATGCGCCAAATCCGGAAAAACCAAAAATTGAACTGCCATAA